The DNA region GTGGCATTTGGCATCAAAATagtatttcttttttcagtATTCCACCAGTAACAGACTTATATATGCCAACACAGCctctctctttcattccttcatccTTCTTCAACTGGTTGGTGTTACAATATTCCCAcataaaacctgttgatatccaagtctctCATAATGCTCAAAAGTAGGTGTAATTCTTCTTCCTACCAGAGAAATGGACTTTTCTTTTGGGGATGCATGTCTACCCCACATCCTGCCACAAACAGGCAAGAGGCGGGAACTATTGTAAAACTCCCAACTGAGATGCATATTCTGAATGCGCTGTACACATGtctaaataatgtttttaaaacctgaataatatcAACATACCTCAGgttttaaatcttaaaatgcTACATTTGGGAAAAGGCCTGATTCAGCACATCCATTTAAcgaaatatgctgtttacacgACCTCTATCAAATTCATAATGCATGTAAGTGTAGACAtcattagccatgtttccatcagcctgtttagacgcacatctagaagtatcgcattggaaaattatgatggaaacgccaaaattcgaattaaaatcccctgatttgcacaaactaaaatacgcttgctttagccgggttttggttgattcgaaaaaatgttgattcgcaaaacgggagatggaaacagttatgttcgaattaagtctgacgtagtgcacttctctccatggtgatatccacactccgggtcaggagggcggtaatgcatttacaagctggttgccaaccatcagaaaacgtagaagaagaatgtgagacttgttttgtttccggttctgcggaaaacgcaagttcgtagttttcaccaaagtccgtacatttaatggaaacacacaggattcgtatttcttttaatgcacatttcccaatgattctaATCACCTTTGGATGGAAACAGCTTTTGGCACAGAGGAATTCTTGCTGCAACCTCCTCTATGAAACAAAGGAGTAAGACATCCCAGTAACCTGCCGTGTTTAATTAAACAGCACATCAAAAATCATTAATTTAAAGTCCCCTCTACAAATATTCCACTGCCTTGAAGCATTGTGGGAGTTGATTCTACAGTTAAAACCTGAATTGACTATCGGCTTTCTAGGGGCAGTGCAACAAGTTTTAAATGTCATGGCTGGTGTGTTTGAGGGGGAAGGGGAAGGACCTAAATGCAGATTTTCAGTGATTCAGTGAAGTGAAGTCAGCTCACAGGCAGGTAAGCAGAGAGACAGGTACATGTGGCCAGAAACCAGAGGCATGAAACAAGCCCAGCAACTTAGAGGCACAACTGGAAATGAACCAATATATACACAACTTGGCCGATTGGGGAAAATGGGAAGCAGGTGTGTAGTTCAGTAGTGAAGGCCAGGTAACTGAAGGGCTGATGAGGGAAGTGGGAACAGGTGTGTGGATGGGCGGAGCAGTCAGGTAATGGGGTGAGGAGGGGAAGTCCTATGGCctctggtggatggatggaaaatgaCAATGAAGGAACCTCAGGAATGGGGAATGTGgccagagaggaggacagagagacagactgtgaCACTAAGCACCACACTGACATCATCTTATAACATTAGCATCGACTGGAGTCATATTTGTCTTTAAGGGCAAATCTAAGTCCAACCAAAAAATTATTATTGCTTTATCGCACTATATTCACCAGCTACATGTAGTTGCTCACAGACAGTTTATCTGAGCTTTTATTGCCAAAAAAGTTGCCTGTCACAGTCAGGAGTGAGGCTAATGAGAGTGGTGAGTGTGAACTAAGACAATGAGCTAAAGGACACTAAAATAGATCTGAGGGAACCTGCAGAGTCGAGTAATAATTCTTTGTAACATTACACATAGTAATTTAACCCACTGTTGTGTAAatatatttcaatcaggagtGATACAAGAagaatacagaatatgagtgtacagactACCATataatttgtgctgattaagatgtAAGATAATGAAGTCTTtggcgcttggacaccagagggagacaTTTTGTCATCAAGGGACATGTGAGCAGTAGCAAGATAAACCCCCCCAtagagtccagacactggtggaggtggCTGCTGACTCTATGGGCTGCTGAAGCGGATggggctgatgaatctgtaaagactaggtggtgatggggaggtggagagcACGCacgactgcagcaagaaagaactacggcAGTAAGACACAGCTCTGTACTACAtgcttttgtgtttgatttcagGCTCACAGGATGGAGTTACATTTCATGTGAGATTATTTTTAATCCAGCCTCTGGTTGTTAATATTACAATTTAGCTCCTGACTGGCAACTTTAATTTAATGAGCAGGAACAGGTGCAAGAAAAGTGGCATCAGCCCCTCAACACTAGTGACATCAAAGGTTCAGTGATAACTCTAGACCTACAGTATCTGCACTCAGCAGATGGAGAGGACAGCAtctgcatacacacatgcacatatcgCACACATGTACACTCACGCAAGGCTTAATATGTGCCATTGTTGCCTTTGTATGTGAATGTAAAGAGCACGGGCTCTTCAATCAGCATTCATTTGGACTCTCttgtttgtctctttcattTGCTCCATACAAGGCCTTTTGGGCCTTTTCTTGACCTTACATCGCCATAGCAACATCTCCCAGGAAGTTTTTTTCTTAGAGCTGGTCATAGAATGGCAGACAAAAGAGTTGATGTCCTCTGGGAAGACAGATTGTCTGTCTGCTCTATTGTGAGGGTTAGAGATTAGAATGGCAGGTGTTGTGCTGCACATCCTGGAAATCAGGAGCAcaaaaagaagtgtgtgtgtgtgtgtgtgtgtgtgtgtgtgtatgtatgattAAGTAATCTGTACAGTGTGTAAGGGAGTTCTTGTCTTCAGTAGGATGTTTCTTAactatatatacattttttgtgCTTTTGACAAAATTGTTATCCTGCatgtctcttcttcttcttcttctttcttgttcttcttccaaggaaatcctacttcccatgcgctaaaaatcaccaaactttgcacaaaggtccagtcccatgccagactgcctcagctgcaaaaacaggccaatagtcctgatggtggcgctacagcaagcctctaaagttcagtgaaaattcacaacaaatcaaccatatgtgctacagatttgcaactttcaccaaaatgtagccccaatactgaagaaacttttgtacatttaaacctattgcaaattatgaagtccatcactaCTACTGTAAaactatctcctcccacaatttttgctcaattgacaccaaacttgctacagagcatcttcagactgtcctacacaaacaatccacacagatttttgatttatcgaaaattgagcctacagtgcatcaaaatgtttgactgtaaacggtactgtaaacatatacatgcaaattcttgctaaatacattttcaatgttcattaaaaaaaatgacaaaattttggagtcatggttGATGATgattggaaaatatcagaattttatctcaaaaactgattttttttttttttttttttttacagcattttgaatttcgctctcgtgaacaattggagtcaatgcaaaaatggcatttttaaacatcagtttgaaacagccgtttgaaatctgcctttacacactaacagctgctgtcttgcacacaggtgtctggcttagtcaatttgtgaagctacatgtgacatttctgtttgccaattagctcagtgagatagaggatgggtcttggtgttgaagattgtgagtgCAAGCCTCAGCTCGTGCAACATTTCCATTtgagaaatctacccaaacttttcataaaggtccagtcccatgccagatgtcctcaactggaaacacaagccaatagtcctgatggtggcgctacagcagcctctaaatttcaaaattttgaaaattcataacaaatcaaccatatgtgctacagctttggactttcactttgaaatttgcttttccatggcatggatggctactgtctggcaccctgatgcttggcttagtcaatttgtgaattcagctaaggcagaacagacattctaatgtgaaagtcctatgttcaggcatcatgctatgtggattagagactactaaggtcaaaataattatgatccagggAGTTTCgcggagagacaaatactctttatcaacactttaccctgttatcccttgtctcttttccctgtttatttggcttagctatcagtcaatatgcagagtctatccaatagctacttttacatttataaaaaatgttttcatctttgtcaccatggataatgtttagctttaagctagatcagaccagtttgttcataagtgctagcagttaatgttattcttacttttttgttgagttctttcctttgtatattatgagtctgatcacttcagccactcatccacaatttgaagggcatgccataattatatgatgtaacttctatgttgtgatatgctttgttttagtgtgtgtgtgtgtgtattacatttttcacatgGACTTTTACATATACCACACATTCAgtgttttatgatgaaatagattATGACTTCTTAAGAAAGGGACCACTGAGCTGCTGGTTTAGTGCTGGGTCAGACATCAGTGTTGAGCtcgttgctcagaattgcctaaaattgcccggccccgaccattgctgtgcagcagctataattgtACCTGAGATCAGGTTGTAGAAAAAGGTTAATTTATGTGTTGTACATTTCAGCTCTAAGGTAATTCTGCCCTTCAAAGCTTAGACCAGCTGGTCCAGGGATGCAGGTCATTTAGTGATAAACCTGTATCGCTGTCCTGCAGGCCTGCATTGTAATTATTCGTGGCATTTTGTTTATGTTCATTTTCTTATGCATATTTAATCAGTTACAAATGAGGTTTTCCATTGAGTCTCTTCATTATCACTGCAGGACTAATAAAGGACAAAGGTCGAGCAAATGTTGTTTTGACATGTAGTTtttaattgaaaatgtatttcctATATATGCGGTTAAAAACAATTTACCTATATTTTAACTATGTATATGAACTCAAATGTGTAGgttgttgaattttttttagagCTCAGGaaatgcataaaaaataaactcaaaataGACTCTTCAGTCATATTCTCACACATTTAACATTTCACATGTCATCTACTATTACAATATTGACACAGAACATACAGTCCAACTAGTCACGTATAATGTATTATTCTGAGAGATTCCTTTGATATGCACATATGAAATATGTATGTCTTGTCAGTCCATGTGAACTAAGCACCTTTATATTTATGACCCTTGAATTTATTTATGTGAGACACAAAATTCAAGTGGTTTGTGGTGCGTGTTGTGTGTTAGCTGATTTTTAATACGCTCGCAAAACCACCTTCAGCTTTTGATATTGTTGGTTCATTGTGAGGACTTTCTATAAGCTACTTTCCTAGAAAAAAGAAGTATTGCTCAATGCTTGCAGTGCGACACTCAGGTTCACTTTGACTGGAATAACAGTCAGTGACTGAAGACAAGTTATCATTTGGTTCCTTCCTCAGATTCATGAGCTTTTAGCTTCACCCCAGCTGGCTACACACACCTTATGAAATTGGTATTTGGTTGACTTTAGGTTGTGACGTCAGGTGACtaaattcaatgtcaggacaacGTCTAATGTCATCAATTGGTGTAGAATACTGACGGCAGATGACATAATGTTTTGCTGGTTTTAGGTTGTGCTGTTAAGTAGCCAAAATCAAACGTCTTCCAAATGTCTTATGCTGACGTCATCTTGACCTAGAATACTGACATTTAGTTGTAAcatatggagaacaaaacccaatGTTTCGTTTCTAGACAATGTGAAATCCTAAAATCGGTAATAAACCATCATCAATGCCATTTCCATTCCAACCAAATTTTAACATCCGTGCCAAAAAATAACATTGTATATTTAATGgattatgtgagtgtgtgtccttTTAAGTATTAGGTGGCTCAGGTCATCTCACAGCCGCATttacgttttgtaattaatgcCCTTACCTCTGGCTCCTGGCCCTTACATTCAGCCTAGAGTAAACACAGATTCATGCACCATGATTTGAACATGAGTTTCTTTGTTAGCTGACCTTTAGTTTGAAATAAAACCAAGATAATCAAATACCTAATTTTTGTTGCAAAATTAAAACCTATTCTaaacaaagggaaaaaatgaCATTGGTTGTTTAACTGAACTGTACAATATTCTCCTTTATGTGTTGCTGTAGATAATGTCTCTGATTTTATTGTATCGCACACAATTTCTATGTGCATCCTGTAAATTATTCTTCCTGCCTTTTTCCCTCTTCTGTTCCCATCGTCCTCCTATCAGCATCAATGCATTTAAGTCAAGGTTGTGAAGGACATGCCTCTGTTATTTTTTCCCCGTAGGTCAGTACATTTTGTTCCTAACAGACCACCAATTATTAACCATCGCTGTGAGGGATGAGGGTGTGCCTGTGTGCGGCATGGTAGTTATTAAGAAGGCTTCATAAACAAGTCTTGTACTAATAGAACTAAATGCGTTATGTTTTTGTTCCGGTGCaggcttgtttttgttgtgacgGAAGGAGGGTTGTTAAGCTGATTAGAAGTTTAGTATGCTACAAGCTTCACCGGTCTCATATTGGAgcaaacttttaaacttttgacTGTCCCTGTCATCATCGGCAGCAGCCATTTTGACTGCAAACACAACTTGACAGATTTTTagaaatgtgtttgtgaagttgtgtctttgtttgtcatcctctctccctctctgctaaAGACTGTGTATATTTTCTGAGTTTTAATGTCTAATGCTGCATTTTTACCAGCTGCGACAACTTTGAGACAGCTGgaattagggctgggcggtatgataaaattttcatatcacatatttttttaaaatcatatcgGTTTCACGGTATTTGACATGAGGGTAGTATCAGTAATATCTCATCTAACGCTTGGTAATAAAGTGAATAAGTATTTCACAAAATGTGAAACTACACCTTTAATGCATTGTTTAGATTGCCTTTGTGCATGAAATGTGCCTAATTAACTAACTTTTCTTTGCCTTGTAGGACTGTTGACCCGTCACTGATGGGATCTTATCAACTTGTGTTGCCTCACGTTCCTTAAAGCCTCCATGGAGCTCATCCAGGCCACCCAGCTGCCTCTGGAGGCCCCTACACCTACGTGGAGCAACAGCTTCAGTCCCCCTTACTCCCATTTCCTGCTCACCTCCACTACTTCTGAATCGCTTCTTGGATTCAGCCCGAGTGACAGCTCTTTCCTCTTTAACAGCACCTGCCAGAACTGCACCAAACCAGAGCCTGGATCCCTCCCTGGCTTGGCTGGAGTCTTCATCCCTCTTATCTATGGAATAGTGTGTGTTGTTGGCCTCATAGGTAATACTCTGGTCATCCATGTTATAGTTAACTACACTAAGAATGAGTCAGTCACCAACATCTACATCCTCAACTTAGCCATTGCAGACGAGCTCTTCATGCTGGGCCTGCCCTTTTTAGCGGTGCAAAATGCTCTGCTGTTTTGGCCCTTTGGCTCTCTGATGTGCCGTGTGGTCATGACAGTGGACGCCATCAACCAGTTTACCAGCATCTTCTGCCTGACCGTGATGTCAGTGGACCGCTACCTGGCTGTCGTGCACCCCATCCGCTCCTTCTGGTGGCGGCGCCCCCGTGTAGCCAAGGCCATCAGTGCCACAGTTTGGGCAGGGTCCTTTGTGGTGGTGCTGCCGGTGGTGGTGTTTGCAGATGTGCTGAAGGACGATGGGAACTGCAGCATCGTGTGGCCTGAGCCAGCAGAAGTGTGGAAGACGTCTTTCATTGTGTACGCGTGCACTGTGGGCTTCTtctgccccctgctggtcaTCTGTCTGTGCTACCTGCTGATCGTCATCAAGGTATAGCATTTACAATAATACATATACAAAAAGGTTGTTCCAAACTACAGTACCCAGGAGCCTCATCCTCCATTGCTACGGAGACAAAATCAGAGAGGTTGTAAGTTCAAAATGTTCATTGTTGAATTCgtaaacaaaacacagagctgTAGTTGCTAAATTAACCAAAAATTGATCCAGAATCCAAACGTACACATTAACAACctacattaaattattattatttcgacctcctccacagtcaccatgtttgtttgttggtcagaaacttttgactccgccctctagtgccacctagtggttgTATCTATACCAACATACAGGATGCAAGGAAGTATGGGGGTGGTGACAGTGTCGTTTGAAATTAAGGtatctatttttgtacataaagggagtataaatgaccTTAAAGTTTTTTTGCACACCAAGTTTGTATTCTTTTAATTCCCTCATCCGATAAAAATTgttacacacagaaaccttACATGCTGAGTACCATTcgttttattgttattttttccttaCGAAAATTCAATATGGGGCAAAATGGAAAGACACTGTCACCACTCTCTGGCTGCATCTTGCATTTGGCACAGTGGCTACCTGACAGGACTGAGCTGtccttcctctctgcctccacattgttgctctctttttttctgtctgcctgTGGTCTTCATCCTCTACTCCTGCCTCCTCTTTGTCaccatcatccacctgaatattactatctgacctatTGAAAAGAGGCTGTCGGAGTTGCAAAATGATACTCTGCTCCCTGTTCCTTTCTCTTTTCCGAAAACTGTTAGGACATTTTAAAGTGAGCGTGTAAACGTGATTGACACATGAAGTCATATATTTATTCTTAAACGTGCGACAacttcagacaaaaaaaaatagacttGATGTACGAAGGCCTTTACTCCCAAAACCAAGGGTGCCTGAAATGGCTCATGCCATTTCCCACCTCTGTtgcactgcagtgttttaagtcaaaattatttttgtacaaaaaaaaatgctgtttttggtTATTCGCCAATAAATCTCTCCAAATGAAGCTGCATTGCAGAGAAGCCCTTTAATGCAGTAACAGCTTTCATCACGTGCTGCACAAACACATCGGTACACACTAATATCCTATATAATTGGACTGCTCTCTGCTGGTATCACTAATGATGTTGGAGGGCACTTGTAGTGAAGCAATATTTGTACAGAAATAATGGGGAAGCACACTGTGCCGCAGTTAATATATTATGATTCTGTGGAAAAACATCCACCACAATATACGACACAATAAAGGCTACATTCCCCTCAATACTTTTAGAAATAaacattctttttttatataccATAAAGTACCATCGATACTCTCATCAATAATGTGTATTCTAACTAGAATTGCTGCCTCGCAGTTGTGTGCCTCCGTGAACCAGTAAAGTTGCAGTTAGAGTTTatattcatgtctgtgaaaacattgaagCTTCACGTGTACACTTCATCCAgacgctgtttataagtgtgcaGGCCTatcgtccatgggacagatgtaaagctctgggtagccctgcttTCGCATATTCATCAGAccgaatatttacagaagacgggaaagatatctgtcaactgtgattggtttgtaacgtgactcctgtctgactgttgagcgtggtcacttcctgtgtctgtcctttcaaattaaattcccacacggtccagtcatacaggttttaatttattttgacaaggcgcaactcctaatagagtttcatgtttgttttctgcgactaaatgaccaatgaaatcttgccgaagAATGACGTTTCTGGGCGACTAAGGATTAGCTGACTACCAGGGTGCAGTCCTCGTAAACAGAAcgtgtttctttgttttatttattctgaaGTACTAAAAAATGACAAGAAACAGCAAAGTATATTCCCAGGAGGAATGTAGCACATGactgtcaacagttttcatACAAACTCTTTCTTAGGTACAATGTGGTTTGAAGATACATTCACTTTTATACTGGGTTCATAGGAAAAAATCTCAGGTGGGGATGACTCAGAACCTTGGCACACAAAAATACTAATTGAGAAACTGATTTAAGTGAGCTAAGCCTTTATGAGTAAACATGTGTGTTTAAATAAGACAGGTGAAAGTTCTTTATCTTTTCTTTCAAAGGTGCGCAGTGTTGCAAAGCGGGCGCAGGCCACGTCCTCTCGGCGCAGGAGGTCGGAACGTAAAATCACCAGGatggtggttgtggtggtggcagtgtttgtgttttgctggCTACCATTCTACGTTCTGAACATCGTCAACCTCCTTGTGGTCCTGCCTGGGGACTTCAGGGGGCTCTACTTTTTTGTTGTCGTGCTGTCATATGCCAACAGCTGCGCCAACCCCATACTGTACGGATTTCTGTCTGACAACTTCAAGAGAGGCTTCAGGAAGGCCCTGTGCGGAGCTTCACGCAGGGTGAAGAACAACGACAGGGCCGGCACTGAGGTACAGCGACCAACAGAGGAGTGGGGCGGCATTGTGCTCCAGGCACAGAAAAGTGAAGGAGTCAGCAAGGTGCATAGGAAAGACTGTggtgaaaaagaagaagaggaggaagtcaATGGAACAGGAGGGGCCGTACAGATGAGTGAAATATGCAAAACGTCACAAAATGGAAACCACAGTGGCGTAACAGAGGGCTCAAGGACACAGGTCATGCAGAGAGATAAACCTGATCCAGAGCACTCGAGTCAGAGTGTCAAATATGGAGAAGGCGCTGAGAAAGGCCCAGGCTCTGATCCTGCTGAGGCAGCGTCCCCTGTGGCCAGTAAATGTAGAATCAGCAGGTCAAAACCTGACGAATCCCTGGACAATAAGTCTGTGCTCGAAATCAGCTCCTTGTAACAGATGATGTGAGTTCAGTGGATTTTGGTGCCACTTAAAGTATTTCTCAGACTTTTGAAACAGCTGTGAATACTACAAACAACTGTGGGTTACAGATTACCGGCTCAGTGTTCATGTGAAGTGACTGTTGTCTTAAAGTTGTGGTCGGACCTTTTGCTTGGCTAATATTTGCATTATGTAACAGTCTGCCAATATCAATGCAATTGTTTTTGACATggtgtgaaaatgtaaaaaaaaaagatataccTGACAAAATCTAAAATCAGGCACAGTGTCAGCCATGTTGGATTGAAACACTGGCTGTAAGTAATGTGAGGTAGTGTTCAGTTATTGTTGCAAGCAGACCTGCAGAAACACTTGTATGGTCAAGACTGATTTAGATTTTTTGTTCTTGATTTCTCACTTGATTGTGAGACCGTTTTGCCAACTGGTCTGGTCCCTTTAAAGGACAACAATGGCCACTTTCAAAATTCATGTATGTTTCTACTTTGGTtaaagacagtccaaaaatatttgtAATCATAAACAACTCTCGCCCAAATCCATAAACtggagtgct from Epinephelus fuscoguttatus linkage group LG3, E.fuscoguttatus.final_Chr_v1 includes:
- the si:zfos-169g10.2 gene encoding somatostatin receptor type 5, coding for MELIQATQLPLEAPTPTWSNSFSPPYSHFLLTSTTSESLLGFSPSDSSFLFNSTCQNCTKPEPGSLPGLAGVFIPLIYGIVCVVGLIGNTLVIHVIVNYTKNESVTNIYILNLAIADELFMLGLPFLAVQNALLFWPFGSLMCRVVMTVDAINQFTSIFCLTVMSVDRYLAVVHPIRSFWWRRPRVAKAISATVWAGSFVVVLPVVVFADVLKDDGNCSIVWPEPAEVWKTSFIVYACTVGFFCPLLVICLCYLLIVIKVRSVAKRAQATSSRRRRSERKITRMVVVVVAVFVFCWLPFYVLNIVNLLVVLPGDFRGLYFFVVVLSYANSCANPILYGFLSDNFKRGFRKALCGASRRVKNNDRAGTEVQRPTEEWGGIVLQAQKSEGVSKVHRKDCGEKEEEEEVNGTGGAVQMSEICKTSQNGNHSGVTEGSRTQVMQRDKPDPEHSSQSVKYGEGAEKGPGSDPAEAASPVASKCRISRSKPDESLDNKSVLEISSL